Proteins encoded by one window of Massilia sp. NR 4-1:
- a CDS encoding YgcG family protein, translated as MRRRPLLLALLAIILAWMMAAAQAQSFVAVPQLKARVTDQVHMLSDQQRNALENVLADYEAKSGSQIAILIVSSTAPEAIEQYSIRVTDAWKLGRKGVDDGVLLLVAKDNPASLRRLRIEAGRGVQGVLTDAQSKRVLQDVIAPHFRQNDFYGGLVAGTGAIATLLDKEHFPAPQKKAQAPASDEGAGIGWLLPLLLFGAFVLLPLMRGSARRGLRRDGWSSDAAGVMLGSVIGNALSNASRGGGGGGFGDSGGFGGGGGGSFDGGGASGDW; from the coding sequence ATGCGCCGGCGCCCACTCCTCCTTGCCCTGCTGGCCATCATCCTTGCCTGGATGATGGCAGCGGCGCAGGCGCAGTCTTTCGTCGCGGTGCCGCAGCTCAAGGCGCGCGTGACCGACCAGGTGCATATGCTGAGCGATCAGCAGCGCAATGCGCTGGAAAACGTGCTGGCCGATTATGAGGCCAAGAGCGGCAGCCAGATCGCCATCCTGATCGTTTCCAGCACCGCGCCCGAAGCCATCGAACAGTACAGCATCCGCGTCACCGACGCCTGGAAGCTGGGACGCAAGGGCGTGGACGACGGCGTGCTGCTGCTGGTGGCAAAGGACAATCCCGCGTCCCTGCGCCGCTTGCGCATCGAAGCGGGACGCGGCGTGCAAGGCGTGCTGACCGACGCCCAGTCCAAGCGCGTGCTGCAGGACGTGATCGCGCCCCACTTCCGCCAGAACGATTTCTACGGCGGCCTGGTGGCAGGCACCGGCGCCATTGCCACCTTGCTGGATAAGGAGCACTTCCCAGCGCCACAAAAGAAAGCGCAGGCACCCGCCAGCGATGAGGGAGCAGGCATCGGCTGGCTGCTGCCGCTGCTGCTGTTCGGCGCCTTCGTTCTGCTGCCACTGATGCGCGGCAGTGCGCGGCGCGGCTTGCGGCGCGACGGCTGGAGTTCGGATGCCGCAGGCGTGATGCTGGGCAGCGTCATCGGCAATGCCTTGAGCAATGCCTCGCGCGGCGGTGGTGGCGGTGGTTTTGGCGACAGCGGCGGATTTGGCGGCGGTGGCGGCGGCAGCTTCGACGGCGGCGGCGCCTCGGGGGACTGGTGA
- a CDS encoding TPM domain-containing protein, with the protein MSTLPTSFAGRCRRALRHLLTGSASGKRCFPPATLAAIEQAIGEGEKLHRAEVRLIVEAALDFGAAFRNVSNRERARALFAQYGIWDTEENCGVLIYVNLAAHEVDIVADRNVGRQVPEQDWQAICSTMTQGFAQGDFHHSTLAALRQLNDILHKLFPADGTRPNQLPNDALIL; encoded by the coding sequence ATGAGCACGCTACCCACCAGCTTTGCAGGGCGCTGCCGGCGCGCATTGCGCCATCTGCTGACCGGTTCCGCGTCGGGCAAGCGCTGCTTCCCGCCCGCCACGCTGGCCGCCATCGAGCAGGCCATCGGCGAGGGCGAAAAACTGCACCGCGCCGAGGTGCGCCTGATCGTGGAGGCGGCACTGGACTTCGGCGCGGCCTTCCGCAACGTCAGCAACCGCGAGCGCGCGCGTGCCCTGTTCGCGCAATACGGCATCTGGGATACCGAGGAAAATTGCGGCGTGCTGATTTACGTGAACCTGGCGGCGCATGAAGTCGACATCGTGGCCGACCGCAACGTGGGGCGGCAGGTGCCGGAGCAGGACTGGCAAGCCATCTGCAGCACCATGACGCAAGGCTTTGCCCAAGGCGATTTCCATCACAGCACGCTGGCCGCCCTGCGGCAGTTGAACGACATTCTGCACAAGCTGTTTCCGGCCGATGGCACGCGGCCCAATCAATTGCCCAATGATGCGCTGATTCTCTAG
- a CDS encoding SDR family NAD(P)-dependent oxidoreductase → MKLTKKVAIVTGATQGIGLACAQRLVAEGAQVMLVDIKPEGQQAAGVLGDQARFFAADVSQKADVDALVAATLAAFGRIDILINNAGVTHAADFLDLAEEDFDRVLRVNLKSMFLCSQAVAREMVKQQSGCIINMSSVNSELAIPNQVPYVVSKGGVNQLTKVMALNLAPHGIRVNGIGPGTILTELAKKAVLGSPEARHTILSRTPLGRCGEPEEVAAIAAFLASDDASYMTGQTLYADGGRLALNYTVPVKN, encoded by the coding sequence ATGAAACTTACCAAAAAAGTCGCCATCGTCACCGGCGCCACCCAGGGCATCGGCCTCGCCTGCGCTCAGCGCCTGGTGGCCGAAGGCGCGCAAGTCATGCTGGTCGATATCAAGCCCGAAGGCCAGCAGGCCGCCGGGGTGCTGGGCGACCAGGCGCGCTTCTTTGCGGCCGACGTCAGCCAGAAGGCCGATGTCGATGCGCTGGTGGCGGCCACCCTCGCCGCCTTCGGCCGCATCGATATCCTGATCAATAACGCCGGCGTCACCCATGCCGCCGATTTCCTCGACCTGGCGGAAGAGGATTTCGACCGCGTGCTGCGCGTGAACCTGAAATCCATGTTCCTGTGCAGCCAGGCGGTGGCACGCGAGATGGTGAAACAGCAAAGTGGCTGCATTATCAATATGTCGAGCGTGAATTCCGAGCTGGCGATTCCGAACCAGGTGCCGTACGTGGTGTCGAAAGGCGGGGTCAACCAGCTGACCAAGGTGATGGCGCTGAATCTGGCGCCGCATGGCATCCGCGTCAACGGCATCGGTCCGGGCACGATTCTGACCGAGCTGGCCAAGAAAGCGGTGCTGGGCAGCCCCGAGGCGCGCCACACCATCCTCTCGCGCACCCCGCTGGGACGCTGCGGCGAACCGGAGGAAGTGGCCGCCATCGCCGCCTTCCTCGCCAGCGACGACGCCAGCTATATGACGGGCCAGACCCTGTATGCCGACGGCGGCCGCCTGGCCTTGAATTACACCGTGCCGGTCAAGAATTAA
- a CDS encoding VanZ family protein gives MTSSHARLRYWGAMASYVLILIIGSIPGARADMGEVASGIVLHSCAYATLAFLLFTGGSGNPAQRALKAVLTVAVMGALDEIVQSFFPYRHGSIQDWCVDCSAAIVCATFMWALWSHRKVAA, from the coding sequence TTGACTTCCTCCCACGCCCGCTTGCGCTATTGGGGGGCGATGGCGAGTTATGTGCTGATCCTGATTATCGGCTCGATCCCCGGCGCGCGCGCCGATATGGGCGAAGTCGCTTCCGGCATCGTGCTGCACTCCTGCGCTTATGCGACCCTGGCCTTTCTGCTGTTCACCGGCGGCAGCGGCAATCCGGCCCAGCGCGCGCTGAAGGCGGTGCTGACGGTGGCCGTGATGGGCGCGCTCGATGAAATTGTGCAGAGCTTCTTCCCCTACCGCCACGGTTCGATCCAGGACTGGTGCGTGGACTGCAGCGCCGCCATCGTCTGCGCCACCTTCATGTGGGCGCTGTGGTCGCACCGCAAGGTGGCTGCCTAA
- a CDS encoding AAA family ATPase yields MIGRQYVSRITLQRSAVPDFGAYPFALPAIRNFSSIDLHPKVTLLVGENGSGKSTLLEAVAVALGFNAEGGTKNFRFSTRASHSALHQYLRIAQSIHKPRDGFFLRAESFFNVASEIEALDKGPGGPPIINSYGGRSLHEMSHGESFLALMMERFGGHGLYILDEPEAALSPHRQLAMLSRMHDLVRRNSQFIVATHSPILLAYPEARIYSCSAEGIQPIRYEDTEHYQVMHDFLVNPQRMLDVLLDRAGED; encoded by the coding sequence TTGATCGGCCGCCAGTACGTTTCGCGCATCACCCTGCAGCGCAGCGCCGTGCCGGATTTCGGCGCCTACCCTTTCGCACTGCCCGCCATCCGCAATTTCTCCAGCATCGATCTGCATCCGAAGGTAACGCTGCTGGTGGGCGAGAACGGTTCGGGGAAATCGACTTTGCTGGAAGCGGTGGCAGTGGCGCTGGGCTTCAATGCGGAAGGCGGCACCAAGAATTTCCGCTTCTCGACACGCGCTTCGCATTCGGCGCTGCACCAGTATCTGCGCATCGCGCAAAGCATCCATAAGCCGCGCGACGGCTTCTTTTTGCGCGCAGAAAGCTTCTTCAATGTGGCGTCGGAAATCGAGGCGCTGGACAAGGGGCCGGGCGGCCCTCCCATCATTAATTCTTATGGCGGACGCTCGCTGCATGAGATGTCACATGGCGAATCCTTCCTGGCGCTGATGATGGAGCGTTTCGGCGGCCATGGCCTGTACATCCTCGACGAGCCGGAGGCGGCGCTGTCGCCGCATCGCCAGCTGGCGATGCTGAGCCGCATGCACGACCTGGTGCGGCGCAATTCGCAGTTCATCGTCGCCACGCATTCGCCCATCCTGCTGGCCTATCCCGAGGCGCGGATTTATTCCTGTTCAGCCGAAGGCATCCAGCCTATCCGCTACGAGGACACGGAACACTACCAGGTGATGCATGATTTTCTGGTGAATCCGCAGCGCATGCTAGACGTCCTGCTCGACCGAGCCGGGGAAGACTAG
- a CDS encoding TraB/GumN family protein — protein MSIPSTLSQAQEDSTVPRRGVLYRVRHHGVSTYLFGTIHVGKQNFYPLEPEVSRALAEARTLVLELDVRANDDFQLALGKYGSYPAGQGLRDHLSPAALARLQAALDRNGMTLASVDGFRPWLVANILVGMEMEKLGYQRSKGVEGFLLEAALRQQKPLRELETAEYQLSLFDGLSATQQERYLLENLDDIDSGAALKKSAGLIDAWSAADRVRMAELSRELTTGDSVSARFMEQTLLGKRNPEMAANIETIMAREHSAFVGIGLLHLLGENSVPQLLKRRGYEVEQVY, from the coding sequence ATGAGCATTCCTTCCACTTTGTCCCAGGCGCAGGAGGACAGCACTGTGCCGCGCCGCGGCGTGCTGTATCGCGTGCGCCACCATGGCGTCAGCACTTATCTCTTCGGCACCATTCACGTCGGCAAGCAGAACTTCTATCCGCTGGAACCGGAAGTGAGCCGCGCCCTGGCCGAAGCGCGCACCCTGGTGCTGGAACTGGACGTGCGCGCCAACGACGATTTTCAGCTGGCGCTCGGCAAATACGGCAGCTATCCGGCCGGCCAGGGCTTGCGCGACCACCTGTCGCCGGCGGCGCTGGCGCGCTTGCAGGCGGCGCTGGACAGGAACGGCATGACTCTCGCCAGCGTGGACGGTTTCCGTCCCTGGCTGGTGGCGAATATCCTGGTCGGCATGGAAATGGAAAAGCTGGGCTACCAGCGCAGCAAGGGCGTGGAAGGCTTTCTGCTGGAGGCGGCCTTGCGCCAGCAGAAGCCCTTGCGCGAACTGGAGACGGCCGAGTATCAGCTCAGCCTTTTCGACGGCTTGAGCGCGACCCAGCAGGAGCGCTATCTGCTGGAGAATCTGGACGATATCGACAGCGGCGCCGCGCTGAAAAAATCGGCGGGACTGATCGATGCATGGAGCGCCGCCGACCGCGTGCGCATGGCCGAACTGTCGCGCGAGCTGACCACGGGCGATAGCGTGTCGGCGCGGTTCATGGAGCAGACCTTGCTGGGCAAGCGCAATCCCGAAATGGCGGCGAATATCGAAACCATCATGGCGCGCGAGCATAGCGCCTTTGTCGGTATCGGCCTGCTGCATCTGCTCGGTGAAAACAGCGTGCCGCAATTGCTGAAACGGCGCGGTTACGAGGTCGAGCAGGTTTATTAA
- a CDS encoding dipeptidase, translating into MLKKIALLGLLLQAPLHAAPLSDAATSTARHARSTYEKQMIKSLATMVGFNTVADKKIAFENNPEHAGFKKFLRQEAERLGFDFKDHGYVVVIGMGQGKERVGVITHGDVQPVDPAKWKQSPFKLDTTSEPGRLIGRGTEDDKGPIATALYAMKAIKDRKLAPSKRIELYVYMAEESDWAPLEAFLKNHEPPQVNITLDAEYPVVTAEKGYGSLTVKLPHWVQVENAAGPVLGSFAGGFFGSQIPEDASAVIDQATPELEAQIRARAAAQKGMRYQYDWQGSTLKIKARGVSAHSSKPEDGVNAISMLADALNVRSWQGTSAANMVSFLNETIGTGIYGEKFGKAAYRDSFMGPMTVAPTVLKQSNEGLELNINLRRPRGKTADELKAEFQQAFDGWNAARGAKASLNMYVGDPWIQEKAPQIPTLLNVFAHYTGIKDAQPVSIGGGTNSRLFPNAVSFGPGMPGQVYTGHSEHEFITHKQLMLNLEMYTAVLVELAR; encoded by the coding sequence ATGCTGAAAAAGATTGCCCTTCTCGGCCTGCTGCTGCAAGCCCCTTTGCATGCCGCTCCCCTGAGCGACGCCGCCACCAGCACCGCCCGCCACGCCCGCAGCACCTACGAAAAGCAGATGATCAAGAGCCTGGCCACCATGGTCGGCTTCAATACCGTAGCAGACAAGAAGATCGCATTCGAAAACAATCCCGAGCATGCGGGCTTCAAGAAATTCCTGCGCCAGGAGGCGGAGCGCCTGGGCTTCGATTTCAAGGACCACGGCTATGTGGTGGTGATCGGCATGGGCCAGGGCAAGGAACGCGTCGGCGTGATCACCCACGGCGATGTGCAGCCTGTCGATCCCGCCAAATGGAAGCAGTCGCCCTTCAAGCTGGACACCACCAGCGAGCCGGGACGCCTGATCGGCCGCGGCACCGAAGACGATAAAGGCCCGATCGCCACCGCCCTGTACGCGATGAAGGCGATCAAGGACCGCAAGCTGGCGCCGAGCAAGCGCATCGAGCTGTATGTGTATATGGCCGAGGAATCCGACTGGGCGCCGCTGGAAGCTTTCCTGAAAAACCATGAGCCGCCCCAGGTCAACATCACGCTCGACGCCGAATATCCGGTGGTGACGGCGGAGAAGGGCTATGGTTCGCTGACGGTCAAGCTGCCGCATTGGGTGCAGGTGGAAAATGCCGCCGGCCCGGTGCTGGGCAGCTTCGCCGGCGGTTTCTTCGGCAGCCAGATTCCGGAAGATGCCAGCGCCGTGATCGACCAGGCCACGCCGGAGCTGGAAGCGCAGATCCGTGCCCGCGCCGCCGCGCAGAAAGGCATGCGCTACCAGTACGACTGGCAGGGCAGCACCTTGAAGATCAAGGCGCGGGGCGTGTCGGCCCACTCGTCCAAGCCGGAAGATGGCGTGAACGCGATCAGCATGCTGGCCGATGCGCTCAATGTGCGTTCATGGCAGGGAACGTCGGCGGCGAATATGGTGTCCTTCCTGAACGAGACGATCGGCACCGGCATCTATGGCGAGAAGTTCGGCAAGGCCGCTTACCGCGACAGCTTCATGGGGCCGATGACGGTGGCGCCCACGGTGCTGAAACAGTCGAATGAAGGCCTGGAGCTGAACATCAATCTGCGCCGTCCGCGCGGCAAGACGGCCGATGAATTGAAGGCTGAATTCCAGCAGGCTTTCGACGGCTGGAACGCGGCGCGCGGCGCCAAGGCCAGCCTCAATATGTATGTCGGCGATCCATGGATCCAGGAGAAGGCGCCGCAGATCCCCACTTTGCTGAATGTGTTCGCGCACTATACCGGCATCAAGGATGCGCAGCCGGTGTCGATCGGCGGCGGCACCAATTCGCGCCTGTTCCCGAACGCGGTCAGTTTCGGCCCCGGCATGCCGGGCCAGGTCTACACCGGCCACTCCGAGCACGAGTTCATCACCCATAAGCAGCTGATGCTGAACCTGGAAATGTACACGGCGGTGCTGGTGGAGCTGGCGCGCTGA
- a CDS encoding ABC transporter substrate-binding protein, translated as MTFRHLRRAAYSLLAALLVAAPALADPGRLIVLVATGTEMPISEFRAGELVGGIHKDLGEALAQQLGRRAQFLAMPRKRIAQTLEAGRADVLCMYMPEWLPGSFYWSSPFFPVTELLVSDRRWPRPLTVADVGGQQIATVLGYHYPELEHALGAQFVRADGPSNEINLRKLGLGRVRHAATLKALLDYRLKLGDHIEIHPPLHVKTYLTRCAVSEKAGVTLADVNAAIAGMHRDGVIHRIVSNYQ; from the coding sequence ATGACATTTCGACATCTGCGGCGGGCCGCTTACAGCCTGCTGGCGGCCTTGCTGGTGGCGGCGCCGGCCTTGGCCGATCCGGGGCGCTTGATCGTGCTGGTGGCCACCGGCACCGAAATGCCGATTTCCGAATTCCGCGCGGGAGAGCTGGTGGGCGGCATCCATAAGGACCTGGGCGAAGCGCTGGCGCAGCAGCTGGGACGGCGCGCGCAATTTCTCGCGATGCCGCGCAAACGCATTGCCCAGACCCTGGAGGCGGGCCGCGCCGACGTGCTGTGCATGTATATGCCGGAATGGCTGCCGGGCAGCTTTTACTGGAGCTCCCCCTTCTTCCCTGTCACCGAGCTGCTGGTCTCGGACCGGCGCTGGCCGCGCCCCCTGACGGTGGCCGATGTGGGCGGCCAGCAGATTGCTACCGTCCTGGGCTATCATTATCCGGAGTTGGAACATGCCCTGGGCGCGCAGTTCGTGCGCGCCGACGGCCCCTCCAACGAGATCAACCTGCGCAAGCTGGGTTTGGGAAGGGTAAGGCATGCCGCCACCTTGAAGGCCTTGCTCGACTACCGGCTGAAACTGGGCGATCACATCGAGATCCATCCACCGCTTCACGTCAAGACTTATCTGACCCGCTGCGCCGTGTCGGAAAAGGCCGGCGTGACGCTGGCGGACGTGAATGCGGCCATCGCGGGCATGCACCGCGACGGCGTGATTCACCGGATCGTGTCCAACTACCAATAA
- a CDS encoding LLM class flavin-dependent oxidoreductase — protein MTIPFSVLDLSPIAEGSDAATSLRNTLDLAQHAERWGFQRYWLAEHHGMPGIASAATAVVMAHVAGGTSTIRVGAGGVMLPNHSPLVIAEQFGTLAALHPGRIDLGLGRAPGSDQATMRALRRRMDASADEFPQDVLDLQDYLSDQPRQQIKAVPGQGSNVPLWILGSSLYGAQLAAHFGLPFAFASHFAPQMMMQAVSIYRANFQPSAQLQKPYVMLGYNVFAADSDEEAQLLSTSMQQAFVNLRSGHPTRLPPPKAGYRQQIGAAESAMLDSVLSCSAVGSPHTVEAQLRAFIAGTRPDELMITSQIFEHKARLHSYALTSEIHARLG, from the coding sequence ATGACTATCCCATTCTCCGTACTCGACCTCTCCCCCATCGCCGAAGGCAGCGATGCCGCCACCTCGCTGCGCAATACGCTGGACCTGGCGCAGCATGCGGAGCGCTGGGGTTTTCAACGCTACTGGCTGGCCGAACACCACGGCATGCCGGGCATCGCCAGCGCCGCCACGGCGGTAGTGATGGCCCACGTCGCGGGCGGCACCTCCACCATCCGCGTCGGCGCGGGCGGCGTCATGCTACCCAACCATTCCCCGCTGGTGATCGCCGAGCAGTTCGGCACCCTGGCCGCCCTGCATCCGGGCCGCATCGACCTGGGTCTGGGCCGCGCACCCGGTTCCGACCAGGCCACCATGCGCGCCCTGCGCCGCCGCATGGACGCCAGCGCCGACGAGTTCCCGCAGGACGTGCTGGATCTGCAGGACTATCTGTCCGACCAACCGCGCCAGCAGATCAAGGCGGTGCCGGGCCAGGGTTCCAACGTGCCGCTGTGGATACTCGGCTCCAGCCTGTATGGCGCGCAGCTGGCAGCCCACTTCGGCCTGCCCTTCGCTTTTGCTTCGCATTTCGCGCCGCAGATGATGATGCAGGCGGTCTCGATTTACCGCGCCAATTTCCAGCCTTCGGCCCAGTTGCAAAAACCCTATGTCATGCTGGGCTATAATGTGTTCGCTGCCGACAGCGACGAGGAAGCCCAGCTGCTGTCCACGTCGATGCAGCAAGCCTTTGTCAATCTTCGTTCCGGCCATCCCACGCGCCTGCCCCCGCCCAAAGCCGGCTACCGCCAGCAGATCGGGGCCGCCGAAAGCGCGATGCTCGATTCGGTGTTATCCTGCTCGGCCGTCGGTTCGCCGCATACGGTCGAGGCCCAGTTGCGCGCCTTCATCGCCGGCACCCGGCCGGACGAATTGATGATTACTTCGCAAATCTTCGAGCATAAGGCTCGCCTGCATTCCTACGCTTTAACGTCAGAGATCCACGCGCGCCTTGGCTGA
- a CDS encoding MFS transporter has product MVWLLAIASGLIVANLYYAQPLVGPISQATGLDPGAAGLIVTLTQLGYCVGLLFIVPLGDLVENRRLVFIALLVAALSLLGAASTSNATLFLLAALCIGISCVAAQVLVPFAAHLSSPEKRGQTVGSVMSGLLMGIMLARPVSSVVADLLGWHAIFFISAFGTAALAFVLRRKLPERQPQNAISYPALLASLWHLLRDTPVLRRRALYQACMFGAFSLFWTTVPLVLAGPHFQMSQTGIAIFALVGVGGAVVSPIAGRRADQGKGHSTTLISLCAPVLAFGLPLVLHGGHYLDLALLVMASIVVDMGVSGSLVVGQRAIFSLGAEVRSRLNGLFIAIFFFGGAIGSSLGGWMYAHHGWNGVLLAGLGFPLVALLAFATEPRPPRGLGAPA; this is encoded by the coding sequence ATGGTCTGGCTGCTGGCCATCGCCAGCGGCCTGATTGTAGCCAATCTGTATTACGCCCAGCCGCTGGTGGGGCCGATCAGCCAGGCCACCGGCCTCGATCCCGGCGCGGCCGGCCTGATCGTCACCCTGACCCAGCTCGGCTACTGCGTCGGCCTGCTGTTCATCGTGCCGCTGGGCGATCTGGTGGAAAACCGCCGCCTGGTCTTCATCGCGCTGCTGGTGGCGGCGCTGTCCCTGCTCGGCGCGGCCAGCACCAGCAACGCCACGCTGTTCCTGCTGGCAGCGCTCTGCATCGGCATCAGCTGCGTGGCGGCCCAGGTGCTGGTGCCGTTCGCCGCCCACCTGTCCTCGCCCGAGAAGCGCGGCCAGACCGTGGGCTCGGTGATGAGCGGCCTGCTGATGGGCATCATGCTGGCGCGCCCGGTATCGAGCGTGGTGGCGGACCTGCTGGGCTGGCACGCCATCTTCTTCATTTCCGCTTTCGGCACGGCGGCCCTGGCCTTCGTCCTGCGCCGCAAGCTGCCCGAGCGCCAGCCGCAGAATGCGATCAGCTACCCTGCCCTGCTGGCGTCGCTCTGGCATCTGCTGCGCGACACGCCGGTGCTGCGCCGCCGCGCCCTGTACCAGGCCTGCATGTTCGGTGCTTTCAGCCTGTTCTGGACCACGGTGCCGCTGGTGCTGGCCGGTCCCCATTTCCAGATGTCGCAGACCGGCATCGCCATCTTCGCCCTGGTCGGCGTGGGCGGCGCCGTGGTGTCGCCGATTGCCGGCCGCCGCGCCGACCAGGGCAAGGGCCATTCGACCACGCTGATTTCGCTGTGCGCGCCGGTGCTGGCTTTCGGCCTGCCGCTGGTACTGCATGGCGGGCATTATCTGGATCTGGCGCTGCTGGTGATGGCATCCATCGTGGTGGACATGGGCGTGTCGGGCAGCCTGGTGGTGGGACAGCGCGCCATCTTCTCGCTGGGCGCTGAGGTGCGCAGCCGCCTGAACGGCCTGTTCATCGCCATCTTCTTCTTCGGCGGCGCCATCGGTTCCTCGCTGGGCGGCTGGATGTACGCACATCACGGCTGGAACGGCGTGCTGCTGGCCGGCCTTGGCTTCCCACTGGTGGCTCTGCTGGCCTTCGCTACCGAACCGCGTCCGCCGCGCGGCCTGGGCGCTCCAGCGTAA
- a CDS encoding DUF6160 family protein, with the protein MKLITTLVAAALSSLALSASAMTPIQDTELSAVTGQDGVSIFANLNVKMDSFVYTDTDPLDANGLGGGSISFNGIKATGLIAASIDILSKNSFLQAAGAVGVTNPGTFYNPQTGGDVVQIAIPADVQVAAGKLLNISVDAVKMGNNVASFGSFAMNQLDLRGTQVWIWAH; encoded by the coding sequence ATGAAACTGATCACCACCCTGGTAGCTGCCGCACTGTCCTCCCTGGCCCTGTCCGCATCGGCCATGACCCCGATCCAGGACACCGAACTGAGTGCTGTCACCGGCCAGGACGGCGTGTCGATCTTCGCCAACCTGAACGTCAAAATGGATTCCTTCGTCTACACCGATACGGACCCACTGGACGCCAACGGCCTGGGCGGCGGCTCGATTAGCTTCAACGGCATCAAGGCCACCGGTCTGATTGCCGCCAGCATCGACATCCTGTCGAAAAACTCCTTCCTGCAAGCGGCTGGCGCAGTCGGCGTGACCAATCCTGGCACCTTCTACAACCCGCAAACCGGCGGCGACGTGGTGCAGATCGCCATCCCGGCCGACGTGCAAGTGGCAGCCGGCAAGCTGCTGAACATCAGCGTCGATGCCGTCAAGATGGGCAACAACGTTGCTTCCTTCGGCTCGTTCGCCATGAACCAGCTGGACCTGCGCGGCACCCAAGTCTGGATCTGGGCTCACTAA
- a CDS encoding C39 family peptidase, with protein MLMLLMGVLAVLIGGAGALERHEVKDRPQGQFEMPQNLLGGGSYNQAVTMEPFSELKYRHIVRQAYDYSCGSAALVTILRFHLGLQVTEQQAMEGMLDKGEKDKIIERRGFSLLDMKRYAASLKVQGAGFRAEVKDLLTLTEPAIVPIDYAGAKHFVVLRGIRDGVVFIADPSAGNLAFSVEEFARLWDKNTLFILSAAPGSKVPAQLALNDQELGVVDMDRITNRGQLGQINNAAHLLERAVNSGAAGTWTRRQ; from the coding sequence ATGCTGATGCTGCTGATGGGGGTACTGGCCGTGCTGATCGGCGGCGCCGGTGCCCTGGAGCGCCACGAAGTCAAGGACCGGCCCCAGGGCCAGTTCGAAATGCCGCAAAACCTGCTCGGCGGCGGCAGCTACAACCAGGCCGTGACGATGGAGCCGTTCAGCGAGCTCAAATACCGCCACATCGTGCGCCAGGCTTACGACTACAGCTGCGGTTCGGCGGCGCTGGTGACCATCCTGCGCTTCCACCTCGGTCTCCAGGTCACGGAACAGCAGGCCATGGAAGGCATGCTGGACAAAGGCGAGAAGGACAAGATCATCGAGCGGCGCGGCTTTTCGCTGCTGGACATGAAGCGCTACGCGGCCTCGCTGAAGGTGCAGGGCGCCGGCTTCCGCGCCGAGGTCAAGGATTTGCTGACGCTGACCGAACCGGCCATCGTGCCGATCGATTACGCCGGCGCCAAGCACTTCGTGGTGCTGCGCGGCATCCGCGACGGCGTCGTTTTCATCGCCGACCCATCGGCCGGCAACCTCGCCTTCTCGGTCGAGGAATTTGCCCGGCTGTGGGACAAGAACACCCTTTTCATCCTGTCCGCCGCCCCTGGCAGCAAGGTGCCGGCACAACTGGCGCTGAACGACCAGGAATTGGGCGTGGTCGATATGGACCGCATCACCAACCGTGGCCAGCTGGGCCAGATCAATAACGCGGCGCACCTGCTGGAGCGCGCCGTCAATTCGGGCGCCGCCGGCACCTGGACCCGGCGCCAGTAA